A section of the Constrictibacter sp. MBR-5 genome encodes:
- a CDS encoding TonB family protein encodes MKADRPGFAMPPENGPHATPPSAAGRPWRALTLSLSVHAFVVAALFFFQWPGRVIEEPAPQTVRLVLGDGRSGAQGGGQSSRSGGGGTGEAGSPAAAGDPGVATAAAPAEPPEPRPTGSSVGTPAEPSRPPAETTDAAPDAAQPPAAATRADLREPPPLPTPRPYRPHPPSPTPPPPPPSPSLSQPAPPDILPPARNEPADAAPGPPIDLLAPRVANGSTGQGGAPGEGGGGRGSSGGGRAVLGDGARENPGDDYLDRLLRHLARYKNYPREARDRKQEGTAVVTFTIGRDGSVSGAAIERSAGAAALDEAALDLLRAADPVPALPETFTGRSATVSLPITYSLSVLNRLF; translated from the coding sequence GTGAAAGCCGACCGTCCGGGCTTTGCGATGCCGCCGGAAAACGGCCCGCACGCCACGCCGCCGAGCGCCGCCGGCCGGCCATGGCGGGCGCTGACCCTCTCGCTGAGTGTCCACGCCTTCGTCGTGGCGGCACTGTTCTTCTTCCAGTGGCCGGGCCGCGTCATCGAGGAGCCGGCGCCGCAGACCGTGCGTCTCGTGCTGGGGGACGGGCGGTCCGGCGCCCAGGGCGGCGGACAGTCGAGCCGCAGCGGCGGTGGCGGTACTGGTGAAGCGGGATCGCCCGCGGCCGCGGGCGATCCCGGCGTAGCGACCGCTGCAGCACCCGCCGAGCCGCCGGAGCCGCGCCCGACAGGATCGTCGGTCGGCACGCCCGCCGAACCTTCGCGCCCCCCTGCCGAGACGACCGATGCAGCTCCCGATGCAGCGCAGCCGCCCGCTGCCGCGACGCGCGCCGACCTTCGTGAGCCGCCGCCACTCCCCACGCCTCGCCCTTACCGGCCGCATCCGCCGTCGCCGACCCCGCCGCCGCCCCCACCCTCACCATCGCTATCGCAGCCGGCACCGCCCGACATCCTGCCGCCGGCACGGAACGAGCCGGCCGACGCAGCGCCCGGCCCGCCCATCGACCTGCTCGCCCCGCGCGTGGCGAACGGCTCGACCGGCCAGGGCGGCGCACCGGGTGAAGGCGGCGGGGGACGGGGCTCGTCCGGCGGCGGCCGCGCGGTGCTCGGCGACGGCGCGCGCGAGAACCCGGGCGACGACTATCTCGACCGCCTGCTCAGGCATCTCGCGCGCTACAAGAATTATCCCCGGGAGGCACGCGACAGAAAGCAGGAGGGCACGGCGGTGGTGACCTTCACCATCGGCCGCGACGGCAGCGTGAGCGGAGCGGCTATCGAGCGAAGTGCCGGCGCCGCGGCGCTGGACGAGGCGGCGCTCGATCTGTTGCGGGCCGCCGATCCCGTCCCGGCACTGCCCGAGACCTTCACCGGCCGCAGCGCGACCGTCTCCCTGCCGATCACCTACTCGCTCAGCGTCCTCAATCGCCTCTTCTGA
- a CDS encoding sugar kinase — protein MVLRSAAMNGQSKRVAAVGECMIELTETGPGTMRRRYGGDTLNTAVYMARLGAGLGIAVDYVTALGDDPLSDEMLACWQAEGVGTERVARLPGRLPGLYLIKTDSSGERSFWYWRSASAARDLTAPPHGDAALGSLARDDLVYVSGITLSILDDPGRERLLAAVAAARAEGARIAADTNWRPRNWPDIEAGRHWTARLFAHADIALPSAEDDVALFGDATPEGTVARLTGLGIAEVVVKNGADGCILAHDGYSERIPATPVELPVDTTAAGDSFNAAYLMARLAGLDPATAALSGHRLATAVIGHAGAIIPRDAMPHFDWSPQ, from the coding sequence ATGGTGTTACGCTCCGCGGCGATGAACGGTCAGTCTAAACGGGTCGCCGCGGTCGGCGAATGCATGATCGAGCTGACCGAGACCGGTCCCGGCACGATGCGCCGCCGCTATGGCGGAGACACCTTGAACACCGCCGTCTATATGGCGCGGCTCGGCGCCGGCCTCGGCATCGCCGTCGACTACGTGACCGCGCTCGGCGACGACCCTCTGAGCGACGAGATGCTCGCCTGCTGGCAGGCCGAGGGCGTCGGTACCGAGAGGGTGGCGCGCCTGCCGGGGCGCCTGCCGGGGCTTTACCTGATCAAGACCGATTCGAGCGGCGAGCGCAGCTTCTGGTACTGGCGCTCCGCATCCGCGGCGCGCGACCTGACCGCTCCGCCGCACGGCGACGCCGCCCTCGGCTCGCTCGCGCGGGACGACCTCGTGTACGTGTCGGGCATAACCCTGTCGATCCTCGACGATCCGGGACGCGAGCGGCTGCTCGCGGCCGTCGCCGCGGCGCGGGCCGAAGGCGCACGCATCGCGGCCGATACCAACTGGCGACCGCGCAACTGGCCGGACATCGAGGCCGGCCGGCACTGGACGGCGCGCCTGTTCGCTCATGCCGATATCGCGCTGCCGAGCGCCGAGGACGACGTGGCTCTCTTCGGCGACGCGACGCCGGAAGGTACGGTCGCCCGCCTGACCGGCCTCGGCATCGCGGAGGTGGTCGTGAAGAACGGCGCTGACGGCTGCATCCTCGCCCATGACGGCTACAGCGAGCGCATTCCGGCGACGCCCGTGGAACTGCCGGTCGACACGACCGCCGCCGGCGACTCGTTCAATGCCGCCTACCTGATGGCACGCCTGGCCGGACTCGATCCGGCCACCGCGGCACTGTCGGGCCACCGCCTCGCCACCGCCGTCATCGGCCATGCCGGCGCGATCATCCCGCGCGATGCGATGCCCCATTTCGATTGGAGCCCGCAGTGA
- a CDS encoding septation protein A encodes MKNAEPSWLRPAVDYGPLAAFFAVYLVGGLLPATAALMAATAVGLALSLAVTRRVPVMPLVTAGVVVVFGGLTLWLNDDTFIKMKPTIVQMLFACVLLGGLLFNRMLLKPLFHTVWSIDDDGWRRLTLRFGLFFVAMAVLNEIVWRTQSTDVWVSFKVFGILVLTFAFAMAQVPLLNRHRLPERDATG; translated from the coding sequence ATGAAGAATGCCGAACCCTCCTGGCTGCGCCCGGCCGTCGATTACGGTCCGCTCGCCGCCTTCTTCGCCGTCTATCTCGTCGGCGGCCTGCTGCCTGCGACCGCCGCGTTGATGGCGGCCACGGCCGTCGGTCTGGCCCTGTCGCTGGCGGTCACCCGTCGTGTTCCCGTCATGCCCCTGGTGACGGCGGGCGTGGTCGTGGTCTTCGGCGGACTGACGCTGTGGCTGAACGACGATACCTTCATCAAGATGAAGCCGACCATCGTGCAGATGCTGTTCGCCTGCGTGCTGCTCGGCGGCCTGCTGTTCAACCGGATGCTGCTGAAGCCGCTCTTCCATACGGTGTGGTCGATCGACGATGACGGCTGGCGCCGCCTTACCCTCCGGTTCGGCCTGTTCTTCGTCGCGATGGCGGTGCTCAACGAGATCGTCTGGCGCACCCAGTCCACGGACGTCTGGGTCAGCTTCAAGGTCTTCGGAATCCTGGTGCTGACGTTCGCGTTCGCGATGGCCCAGGTTCCTCTCCTCAACCGGCACCGGCTTCCCGAACGCGACGCCACGGGCTGA
- the eda gene encoding bifunctional 4-hydroxy-2-oxoglutarate aldolase/2-dehydro-3-deoxy-phosphogluconate aldolase, with product MPPPDHSISGIERVWNGERVVPVLTIADRSTAIPLARALVRGGIRVLEITFRTAAAADALRMIADSVPEAILGAGTVLDPRQAMRAAESGARFIVSPGFGADVAGASADASLPYLPGVATATEIMGALSLGFDRLKLFPAAQVGGVAAIRALSAPFPDVRFCPTGGVDRRSSLEYLALPQVFAVGGSWMVPPDAVAAGDWQRIEALARAATGGPETAFA from the coding sequence ATGCCTCCACCGGACCATAGCATCTCCGGTATCGAGCGGGTCTGGAACGGCGAACGGGTCGTTCCGGTTCTGACGATCGCCGACCGGTCGACAGCGATCCCGCTGGCGCGCGCGCTGGTTCGCGGCGGGATCCGCGTTCTGGAGATCACGTTCCGGACGGCCGCAGCCGCCGACGCCTTGAGGATGATCGCCGACTCGGTGCCCGAGGCGATCCTCGGGGCGGGCACGGTCCTGGACCCGCGACAGGCGATGCGCGCCGCCGAATCCGGGGCTCGGTTCATCGTATCGCCGGGATTCGGTGCCGACGTCGCCGGCGCCAGTGCGGACGCGTCGTTGCCCTATCTGCCGGGGGTCGCCACGGCGACCGAGATCATGGGGGCACTTTCGCTGGGTTTCGACAGGCTGAAGCTGTTTCCGGCCGCGCAGGTGGGCGGGGTCGCGGCCATACGCGCGCTGTCGGCGCCGTTCCCGGACGTGCGCTTCTGTCCGACCGGTGGTGTCGACCGGCGCTCGAGCCTGGAGTATCTCGCGCTGCCGCAGGTCTTCGCGGTCGGCGGCTCCTGGATGGTGCCGCCCGATGCCGTGGCCGCCGGGGACTGGCAGAGGATCGAGGCGCTGGCGCGAGCCGCGACCGGCGGACCGGAAACCGCCTTTGCCTAG
- a CDS encoding M81 family metallopeptidase, whose product MRVVIAMMKHETNTFSPVPTPLARFAKGQAEPYYGREAFDAFKGTGTAMGAFIELAEAAGAEIVTPVAASAPPSKEVEDKAYEHIAKLICDAVAEGCDAVLLDLHGAMVTESLEDGEGTLLKRLRAINPTVPIGVSFDMHTNLYPEIAAHATVLAGYQTYPHIDNYETGMRAGKPIFAMLKGEVKPVIAWDNRPMLPHVMRQGTDDFPNKEIQARCKEMERQGALTATFFVGFPHADISLAGSSAIVVTDNDPALAKKYVDELLDMAWQNREAFVYKIEPLAESLARAKAIKDGPVVLLDHFDNSASGGTMDTTTVLRGIIEAGLESVAAFAIFDPASVQEMIAAGVGAKVTLKLGGKMDMPSIGKTGEPLEVSGTVRVITNGQYRNRGPASKGVLMDMGPTVVLDTGKVEIVVVSRHQEPNDLNAFYSVGIDPLAKRYLMLKSRIHYRAGFKPIAKAIIECAGTGVCTSDYSQLTFKRVRRPVYPLDLINEPG is encoded by the coding sequence ATGCGCGTCGTGATCGCGATGATGAAGCACGAGACGAACACCTTCTCCCCGGTGCCGACGCCGCTCGCGCGCTTCGCCAAAGGGCAGGCGGAGCCCTACTACGGCCGCGAGGCGTTCGACGCCTTCAAGGGTACGGGCACGGCGATGGGCGCCTTCATCGAGCTGGCCGAGGCCGCCGGCGCGGAGATCGTGACGCCGGTCGCCGCCAGCGCGCCGCCGTCGAAAGAGGTCGAGGACAAGGCTTACGAACACATCGCGAAGCTGATCTGCGACGCGGTCGCCGAGGGCTGCGATGCCGTTCTGCTCGACCTGCACGGTGCCATGGTCACGGAGAGCTTGGAGGACGGCGAGGGGACGCTGCTGAAGCGCCTGCGCGCGATAAATCCGACGGTGCCGATCGGCGTGTCGTTCGACATGCACACCAACCTCTACCCGGAGATCGCCGCGCACGCGACGGTGCTGGCCGGCTACCAGACCTATCCGCACATCGACAATTACGAGACCGGGATGCGGGCCGGAAAGCCGATCTTCGCGATGCTGAAGGGCGAGGTGAAGCCGGTGATCGCCTGGGACAACCGGCCGATGCTGCCGCACGTCATGCGCCAGGGCACCGACGATTTCCCCAACAAGGAGATCCAGGCGCGCTGCAAGGAGATGGAGCGGCAGGGTGCCCTGACCGCGACCTTCTTCGTCGGCTTCCCGCACGCCGACATCAGCCTCGCCGGCTCGAGCGCCATCGTCGTGACGGACAACGATCCGGCGCTGGCGAAAAAGTATGTGGACGAACTGCTCGACATGGCGTGGCAGAACCGCGAAGCCTTCGTCTACAAGATTGAGCCGCTGGCCGAGTCGCTGGCGCGCGCGAAGGCGATCAAGGACGGGCCGGTCGTCCTGCTCGACCATTTCGACAATTCCGCGTCCGGCGGCACCATGGACACGACGACCGTGCTACGCGGCATCATCGAGGCCGGACTGGAGAGCGTGGCGGCGTTCGCGATCTTCGACCCGGCATCGGTACAGGAGATGATCGCCGCCGGCGTCGGCGCAAAGGTCACGCTGAAGCTCGGCGGCAAAATGGACATGCCGTCGATCGGCAAGACCGGCGAGCCCCTGGAGGTGAGCGGCACCGTCCGGGTCATCACCAACGGCCAGTACCGGAACCGCGGGCCGGCATCGAAGGGCGTGCTGATGGACATGGGCCCGACCGTGGTGCTCGACACCGGAAAGGTCGAGATCGTCGTCGTCTCGCGCCACCAGGAGCCCAACGACCTCAACGCCTTCTACAGTGTCGGTATCGACCCGCTGGCGAAGCGCTACCTGATGTTGAAGAGCCGCATCCACTATCGCGCCGGCTTCAAGCCGATCGCCAAGGCGATCATCGAGTGTGCGGGTACCGGCGTCTGCACCTCGGACTATTCGCAGCTCACCTTCAAGCGGGTGCGCCGGCCGGTCTATCCGCTCGACCTGATCAACGAGCCGGGCTGA
- the proV gene encoding glycine betaine/L-proline ABC transporter ATP-binding protein ProV: MTEKLVASDLFKIFGNKPERALALIEAGKDKNTIQQETGNVVGVHSASFSVTAGEIFVVMGLSGSGKSTLVRLLNRLIEPTAGSVLIDGEDITKMGKNALIEVRRRKISMVFQSFALLPNRTVLSNVCFGLEVAGVPAAEQTRRAMESIEAVGLAPYAQSLPDELSGGMRQRVGLARALATDPEILLMDEAFSALDPLIRTEMQDELLRLQREHARTIVFITHDLDEAMRIGDRIAIMEGGAIVQIGTPEEIVQKPANDYVRSFFYGVDVTRVFTAGDAARRNLVTVIERPGVGIRAAIDRLDEHDRDYGLVIDRDRRVQGMVTTDTLREELKRSAEPRYANAFVEGCMPIRNDTPLADLIGPVAESRYPVPVIDDKGRYVGAISKTTLLKLLDRGA, from the coding sequence ATGACCGAAAAGCTCGTCGCGAGCGACCTGTTCAAGATCTTCGGCAACAAGCCGGAGCGTGCCCTCGCGCTGATCGAGGCCGGCAAGGACAAGAACACGATCCAGCAGGAGACCGGGAACGTCGTCGGCGTCCATTCCGCCAGCTTCTCGGTGACCGCAGGCGAGATCTTCGTGGTCATGGGCCTCTCGGGCTCGGGCAAGTCGACGCTGGTCCGGCTGCTCAACCGCCTGATCGAGCCGACCGCCGGATCCGTCCTCATCGACGGCGAAGACATCACGAAGATGGGCAAGAACGCGCTCATCGAGGTCCGCCGGCGCAAGATCAGCATGGTGTTCCAGAGCTTTGCCCTGCTGCCGAACCGCACGGTCCTGAGCAACGTGTGCTTCGGCTTGGAGGTCGCGGGCGTGCCGGCGGCGGAGCAGACCCGGCGGGCGATGGAATCGATCGAGGCCGTCGGCTTGGCGCCCTATGCCCAGAGCCTGCCGGACGAACTGTCGGGCGGCATGCGCCAGCGCGTCGGCCTCGCGCGTGCCCTGGCCACCGATCCCGAGATCCTGTTGATGGACGAGGCCTTCTCGGCCCTCGACCCGCTGATCCGCACCGAGATGCAGGACGAACTGCTGCGGCTCCAGCGCGAGCATGCCCGGACGATCGTGTTCATCACGCACGACCTGGACGAGGCGATGCGCATCGGCGACCGAATCGCGATCATGGAGGGCGGCGCCATCGTCCAGATCGGCACGCCCGAGGAGATCGTCCAGAAGCCGGCGAACGACTATGTCCGCTCGTTCTTCTACGGCGTCGACGTCACGCGGGTCTTCACTGCGGGCGACGCGGCCCGCCGCAACCTCGTCACGGTGATCGAACGGCCCGGCGTCGGCATCCGCGCCGCCATCGACCGCCTCGACGAGCACGACCGCGACTACGGCCTCGTCATCGACCGAGACCGCCGGGTCCAGGGCATGGTGACGACGGACACGCTGCGCGAGGAGCTGAAGCGCAGTGCCGAACCTCGCTACGCCAACGCATTCGTCGAGGGCTGCATGCCCATCCGCAACGACACGCCGCTGGCCGACCTGATCGGCCCGGTGGCCGAGAGCCGCTATCCCGTCCCGGTGATCGACGACAAGGGCCGCTATGTCGGCGCGATCTCGAAGACGACGCTGCTGAAGCTCTTGGACAGGGGAGCCTGA
- a CDS encoding DsbA family protein translates to MNPPAIEIDFYYGIGSRYSYLASTQLDGIARSYACRFRWLPLFSGRLIAADGTDPFAGAPVSGQYDWAYRQRDAEAWASFYGVPFHEARGRRMDAERLALACVAAGRLGLAEPFSRRLFAAIFASDRTVIGQDACDEAARDLGIDAARFRALTDEPATAALHDARLAEARARGAFGVPTFCVGDAVFWGNDRLPLLRHHLWRLRAEAAAVSPAR, encoded by the coding sequence GTGAATCCGCCGGCCATCGAGATCGACTTCTACTACGGCATCGGCAGCCGCTATTCCTATCTCGCGTCGACGCAGCTGGACGGGATCGCCCGCAGCTATGCCTGCCGGTTTCGCTGGCTTCCGCTGTTCAGCGGCCGGCTGATCGCCGCCGACGGCACCGACCCGTTCGCCGGCGCCCCGGTCTCCGGCCAGTACGACTGGGCCTACCGCCAACGCGACGCCGAAGCCTGGGCATCCTTCTACGGCGTACCGTTCCACGAAGCGCGCGGCCGCCGGATGGATGCCGAACGCCTGGCGCTCGCCTGCGTCGCCGCCGGCCGGCTCGGGCTCGCCGAACCGTTCAGCCGCAGGTTGTTCGCCGCGATCTTCGCCAGCGACCGGACGGTGATCGGCCAGGACGCCTGCGACGAGGCGGCGCGCGACCTGGGGATCGATGCCGCGCGGTTCCGGGCACTCACCGACGAGCCGGCCACCGCGGCGCTGCACGATGCGCGGCTCGCCGAAGCCCGCGCCCGCGGTGCCTTCGGCGTGCCGACCTTCTGCGTCGGCGACGCCGTCTTCTGGGGCAACGACCGGCTGCCGCTGCTCCGCCACCACCTCTGGCGGCTGCGGGCGGAGGCGGCTGCGGTCAGCCCGGCTCGTTGA
- a CDS encoding ABC transporter ATP-binding protein/permease — protein sequence MQDNRKDEVRSAEGRREVGHDEALGSFGDIESVVEALAREVGIEDARDIIRDQLAHRPAQAQPVAVARTRAPRVVEPSHTPRAPGVWTELKHLFGTLKRAPERTGILMLAAGIVVVLIGNMIGQVRLNNWNGDFYDAIEAKDFGAFGEQLLVFLAIIAVLLGLVVSQTWLQEMLKVRLRGWLTKHLLNGWLAPGRAYRLGMASELGVNPDQRIQEDTRQLTEMTTELGVGLLQATMLLVSFIGVLWALSSNIAFTIGGEKVVIPGYMVWCAIGYAGLGSWLTWKVGAPLIQLNAHRYQREAEFRFALVRVSESAESVALYGGEPDERRALDKTAGTVIEAMRRLSGALSRLTWITSGYGWVAIVFPLIVASPGYFSGDLTLGGLMMVVGAFNQVQASLRWFVDTFPRIADWRATVQRVSAFQTGLETVDELSAEGTRIALVDHPEGGLAFDHAGVHVADGKVVIEEATAEIKAGERVLIVGESGTGKSTLFRAMAGLWPWGTGRILLPPRGTMMFMPQRPYMPLGTLRAALAYPAAPDAFQDADVRTALERVGIGQFAPMLDKDDRWDKILSLGQQQRLAFARLLLHKPRWVFLDEATAALDEENQRTVMSIFDRELPDTTIVSIGHRPGLEAFHTRKLMLTHTDHGAHLERPPVRPGPILGTADRLLTRVLRSRNWLGRHSSLNPRPPV from the coding sequence ATGCAGGATAACCGCAAAGACGAGGTCAGGTCCGCGGAAGGCCGTCGCGAGGTCGGCCACGACGAGGCGCTTGGCAGCTTCGGCGACATCGAAAGCGTCGTTGAAGCGCTGGCCCGCGAGGTCGGCATCGAGGATGCCAGGGACATCATTCGCGACCAGCTGGCCCACCGGCCGGCGCAGGCGCAGCCGGTCGCGGTAGCCCGGACGCGTGCGCCTCGCGTGGTCGAGCCCTCGCACACCCCCAGGGCCCCCGGTGTCTGGACCGAACTGAAACACCTGTTCGGGACGCTGAAGCGTGCACCGGAGCGCACGGGCATCCTCATGCTCGCCGCCGGGATCGTCGTCGTCCTCATCGGCAACATGATCGGGCAGGTCCGCCTCAACAACTGGAACGGCGATTTCTACGACGCCATCGAGGCCAAGGATTTCGGCGCGTTCGGCGAGCAGCTCCTGGTCTTCCTGGCGATCATCGCCGTGCTGCTCGGCCTGGTGGTCAGCCAGACCTGGCTGCAGGAAATGCTGAAGGTTCGGCTTCGCGGCTGGCTGACCAAGCACCTGCTCAACGGGTGGCTGGCGCCGGGTCGCGCCTATCGTCTCGGGATGGCCAGCGAACTCGGCGTCAATCCCGATCAGCGCATCCAGGAGGACACGCGCCAACTGACCGAGATGACGACGGAGTTGGGCGTCGGCCTGCTGCAGGCCACCATGCTGCTCGTCAGCTTCATCGGCGTGCTGTGGGCGCTGTCGAGCAACATCGCGTTCACGATCGGGGGCGAGAAGGTCGTCATTCCCGGCTACATGGTGTGGTGCGCGATCGGCTATGCCGGCCTCGGCTCGTGGCTGACCTGGAAGGTCGGGGCGCCGCTGATCCAGCTGAACGCCCACCGCTACCAGCGCGAGGCCGAGTTCCGCTTCGCGCTGGTCAGGGTCAGCGAATCCGCCGAGAGCGTCGCCCTCTATGGCGGCGAGCCCGACGAGCGCCGTGCCCTCGACAAGACGGCCGGCACCGTCATCGAAGCCATGCGCCGCCTGTCCGGCGCACTCTCGCGTCTCACCTGGATCACCTCCGGCTATGGCTGGGTGGCGATCGTCTTTCCGCTGATCGTGGCCTCGCCCGGCTATTTCAGCGGCGACCTCACGCTCGGCGGCCTCATGATGGTCGTCGGCGCCTTCAATCAGGTGCAGGCCTCGCTGCGGTGGTTCGTGGACACCTTCCCGCGCATCGCCGACTGGCGCGCCACGGTGCAGCGCGTCTCCGCCTTCCAGACGGGGCTGGAGACGGTCGACGAACTGAGCGCGGAAGGCACGCGCATTGCGCTCGTCGACCACCCCGAGGGCGGCCTCGCCTTCGACCATGCGGGTGTTCACGTCGCGGACGGCAAGGTCGTGATCGAGGAGGCGACGGCGGAGATCAAAGCCGGCGAGCGGGTGCTGATCGTCGGCGAGTCCGGCACCGGCAAGAGCACCCTGTTCCGGGCCATGGCGGGGCTTTGGCCCTGGGGCACCGGCCGGATCCTCCTGCCGCCGCGCGGCACGATGATGTTCATGCCGCAGCGGCCCTACATGCCGCTCGGGACGCTGCGGGCAGCCCTCGCCTACCCCGCCGCACCGGACGCCTTCCAGGACGCCGACGTGCGAACCGCGCTGGAGCGCGTCGGCATCGGCCAGTTCGCGCCGATGCTCGACAAGGACGACCGTTGGGACAAGATCCTGTCGCTCGGCCAGCAGCAGCGGCTGGCCTTCGCGCGGCTGCTCCTGCACAAGCCGCGCTGGGTCTTCCTCGACGAGGCGACCGCCGCGCTCGACGAGGAGAACCAGCGGACGGTCATGTCGATCTTCGATCGGGAACTGCCGGATACGACGATCGTCAGTATCGGCCACCGTCCGGGACTGGAGGCGTTCCATACCCGCAAGCTGATGCTGACGCACACCGACCACGGCGCGCATCTGGAGCGTCCGCCCGTCCGCCCGGGTCCGATCCTGGGTACCGCGGACCGCCTCCTGACCCGGGTACTGCGGAGCCGCAACTGGCTCGGCCGGCACTCCTCGTTGAACCCGAGGCCACCGGTGTGA
- a CDS encoding glycine betaine ABC transporter substrate-binding protein — translation MIRTAKALLMGAAIATASVAGFAGSSVAADKEINIGWTAWSDAEAVTKMAKKLIEENYDGYEVKLTLADIAVQYQGVAKGDLDMMMMAWLPGTHGDYMEKVAGDVIDLGPIYTGAKLGWVVPAYVPSDQLSSITDLKKDAVKEKLDGKIQGIDPGAGLMRLSNEAVDKYDLDDYELVSASGAAMTAALERAVKRNEWIVVTGWSPHWMFGAHKLRYLTDPEGVLGGQERVHVIAREGFYQDNPEVGAFLARMYLPLDELQALMYDAQETSYEKAIDKYIEANPKRIDYWLTGKMG, via the coding sequence ATGATTCGAACAGCGAAGGCTCTGCTGATGGGGGCCGCGATCGCGACCGCATCGGTCGCCGGATTCGCCGGAAGTTCGGTGGCGGCCGACAAGGAAATCAACATCGGCTGGACCGCATGGTCCGACGCCGAGGCCGTCACGAAGATGGCCAAGAAGCTGATCGAGGAGAACTACGACGGCTACGAGGTCAAGCTCACCCTGGCCGATATCGCCGTCCAGTATCAGGGCGTCGCCAAGGGCGATCTCGACATGATGATGATGGCGTGGCTGCCCGGCACGCACGGCGACTACATGGAGAAGGTCGCCGGAGATGTGATCGATCTCGGCCCGATCTACACCGGCGCCAAGCTCGGCTGGGTGGTTCCGGCCTACGTTCCGAGCGACCAGCTCTCCTCCATCACCGACCTCAAGAAGGACGCGGTCAAGGAGAAGCTCGACGGTAAGATCCAGGGCATCGACCCCGGAGCCGGCCTGATGCGCCTGTCGAACGAAGCGGTCGACAAGTACGACCTCGACGACTACGAGCTCGTCTCGGCCAGCGGTGCCGCAATGACGGCCGCGCTGGAGCGTGCGGTAAAGCGCAACGAGTGGATCGTCGTCACCGGCTGGAGCCCGCACTGGATGTTCGGCGCGCACAAGCTGCGCTACCTGACGGATCCGGAAGGCGTCCTCGGCGGCCAGGAGCGCGTTCACGTCATCGCGCGCGAAGGCTTCTACCAGGACAATCCCGAGGTCGGCGCGTTCCTGGCGCGGATGTACCTGCCGCTCGATGAACTCCAGGCGCTGATGTACGACGCCCAGGAGACCTCCTACGAGAAGGCGATCGACAAGTACATCGAAGCCAATCCGAAGCGGATCGACTACTGGCTCACCGGCAAGATGGGCTGA
- a CDS encoding proline/glycine betaine ABC transporter permease codes for MGFEIEIGSWVEAIVEFLIDNFTPAFDAIAWAIGLLANGLEDGLRWIPWWAFIAGVAVLALWRLGWRFALFTIVALLLVVGMGLWRETVSTLALVLSATAVALAIGIPIGIAMARNDTVEKVIRPVLDLMQTMPPFVYLIPAVMFFGLGAVPGTIATVVFAMPPAVRLTNLGIRHVSKENVEAGIAFGCTERQLLFKVQLPLAMPSIMAGVNQTIMLALSMVVIASMIGAGGLGNTVLTGIQRLNVGLGFEGGLGVVILAIILDRITQTVGTRRTDGGLAAAFRSLFRRGHATAGSAESSTVHPAPAEARH; via the coding sequence ATGGGTTTCGAGATCGAGATCGGCTCCTGGGTCGAGGCCATCGTCGAATTCCTGATCGACAATTTCACCCCGGCCTTCGACGCGATCGCGTGGGCCATCGGCCTGCTGGCGAACGGCCTCGAGGACGGGCTGCGCTGGATCCCCTGGTGGGCCTTCATAGCCGGAGTGGCAGTCCTGGCCCTCTGGCGCCTCGGCTGGCGGTTCGCACTCTTCACCATCGTCGCATTGCTGCTGGTGGTGGGCATGGGTCTCTGGCGGGAGACAGTGTCGACCCTGGCACTCGTCCTGTCGGCGACGGCGGTTGCGCTGGCGATCGGCATTCCGATCGGCATCGCGATGGCGCGCAACGACACGGTCGAGAAGGTCATCCGGCCGGTTCTCGACCTGATGCAGACGATGCCGCCGTTCGTCTACCTGATTCCCGCCGTGATGTTCTTCGGTCTGGGCGCCGTGCCGGGCACGATCGCGACGGTCGTGTTCGCGATGCCGCCCGCGGTCCGCCTGACGAATCTCGGCATCCGCCACGTCAGCAAGGAGAACGTCGAGGCAGGCATCGCCTTCGGCTGCACCGAGCGGCAACTGCTGTTCAAGGTGCAGTTGCCTCTGGCGATGCCGTCGATCATGGCGGGCGTCAACCAGACGATCATGCTGGCCCTGTCCATGGTGGTCATCGCCTCGATGATCGGTGCCGGCGGCCTCGGCAACACCGTGCTGACCGGCATCCAGCGCCTGAATGTCGGCCTCGGCTTCGAGGGCGGCCTCGGCGTCGTGATCCTGGCGATCATCCTCGACCGCATCACACAGACTGTCGGCACGCGACGGACGGACGGAGGCCTCGCCGCAGCCTTCCGGTCGCTGTTCCGCCGCGGCCACGCCACGGCGGGGTCGGCCGAGAGTTCAACCGTTCACCCCGCGCCGGCCGAAGCTCGGCACTAG